From Microbacterium pseudoresistens, the proteins below share one genomic window:
- a CDS encoding ArsR/SmtB family transcription factor, whose protein sequence is MTDSVESASAPLSAGDAERLAEIMRALASPVRLRILSVLRIRPSTVTDLGMQLGTGQTTLSNHLRLLRNLSVVRGDRDGRHVHYALFDDHVADLFDEAMGHLRHLPSNR, encoded by the coding sequence ATGACCGATTCGGTGGAATCGGCGTCTGCTCCGCTGTCAGCGGGGGATGCCGAGCGGCTAGCTGAGATCATGCGGGCTCTGGCATCACCGGTCCGACTGCGCATCCTGAGCGTGTTGCGCATCCGCCCCAGCACGGTGACCGACCTCGGCATGCAGCTCGGCACCGGACAGACGACGCTCTCAAACCACCTACGACTTCTCCGGAATCTCAGCGTGGTCCGCGGAGATCGTGACGGACGGCACGTTCACTACGCGCTGTTCGACGACCATGTCGCAGATCTCTTCGACGAGGCCATGGGACACCTCCGGCACCTTCCGAGTAATCGTTGA
- a CDS encoding DUF5134 domain-containing protein, translated as MIASPWDLILTVVFLVTGLICLGDLIARRIGRPTRTEGLEDEELIDINHAVMSAAMILMTWVAVLDAVTWAQIALFAIFALALLPALTRAHGFPHRVELVGHIVLNAAMIWMLAAMPLLMAGMDMGGDGGSAHAGHHGGGDEMALMATPVWAGVVNAAFIVACTVSALWWLYRAAAARGHRMHALCHALMAAGMGTMLWLMNL; from the coding sequence GTGATCGCATCGCCCTGGGACCTCATCCTCACCGTCGTCTTCCTTGTCACCGGCCTCATCTGCCTCGGCGACCTCATCGCACGGCGCATCGGCCGCCCCACGCGCACGGAGGGCTTGGAAGATGAGGAGCTGATCGACATCAACCATGCGGTGATGAGCGCCGCGATGATCCTCATGACCTGGGTCGCGGTGCTGGATGCGGTGACGTGGGCGCAAATCGCTCTGTTCGCGATCTTCGCCCTCGCGCTCCTGCCCGCGCTGACCCGAGCCCACGGGTTCCCGCATCGCGTGGAGCTGGTCGGGCACATCGTGCTGAATGCGGCGATGATCTGGATGCTCGCAGCAATGCCGCTCCTGATGGCCGGGATGGACATGGGCGGCGACGGAGGGTCCGCGCACGCCGGACACCACGGCGGCGGTGATGAGATGGCGCTGATGGCGACTCCCGTATGGGCCGGCGTCGTCAACGCGGCCTTCATCGTCGCCTGCACCGTGAGCGCATTGTGGTGGCTGTATCGCGCGGCCGCAGCCCGAGGGCATCGAATGCACGCGCTGTGTCACGCCCTGATGGCCGCGGGCATGGGGACCATGCTCTGGCTGATGAACCTCTGA
- a CDS encoding PepSY-associated TM helix domain-containing protein, with translation MTAAQTDTAGISPRTAPSPKRRKTNWYGAFWRWHFYGSLIVIPVLFVLAVTGMTYMFRAEVDAFTHPGVLTVTVLEAAERQELSVQEDAVRDAFPDRPILSVVDQTGDRATVFVTERADGVNANVYVDPYTATVTGELTADQLISDWAERIHGDLLIGEEGIGDRIVELGGSWAIVLTITGFIIFFLGRRPRKAAQAKRAKGARIRGWHAIVGLPVGLGILMLVVSGLPWTGVWGSVAQQVASDNGSSLWGEDPGAESTIDELIESTSGTNAEAGWAIGNGPTGTSTSTGTTPISIDDAVAAARAEGVPEPYSIIYPDGETGVFSVMSSQWNDNGNPAESEVSLERTIHIDQYSGEIVGTYGYDDYSITAQVVSQGIAVHEGRRLGVINTILSTLFCLAVMFMCVSAPIMWWTRRGTASGMAAPRAKLPIWGNWLLVVVMVGLGIFLPLFGLSLLVILALDQLLIRRMPRMKKFFGSV, from the coding sequence ATGACCGCCGCCCAGACCGACACCGCAGGCATATCGCCCCGAACCGCGCCGTCACCGAAACGACGCAAGACGAACTGGTACGGCGCGTTCTGGCGCTGGCACTTCTACGGCTCGCTGATCGTCATCCCCGTGCTGTTCGTCCTCGCGGTGACCGGCATGACCTACATGTTCCGCGCGGAAGTGGATGCCTTCACCCACCCGGGAGTGCTCACGGTGACCGTGCTCGAGGCAGCGGAACGGCAGGAGCTGTCCGTGCAGGAAGACGCCGTCCGCGATGCGTTCCCGGACCGGCCGATCCTCTCCGTCGTCGACCAGACCGGCGACCGGGCGACTGTCTTCGTCACCGAACGTGCGGACGGGGTCAATGCGAACGTCTACGTCGACCCGTACACGGCGACGGTGACTGGGGAGTTGACGGCGGATCAGCTGATCTCCGATTGGGCCGAGCGCATCCACGGCGATCTGCTCATCGGCGAGGAGGGCATCGGTGACCGCATCGTCGAATTGGGCGGCAGCTGGGCGATCGTGCTCACCATCACCGGGTTCATCATCTTCTTCCTCGGACGCCGGCCCCGCAAAGCCGCTCAGGCGAAACGCGCCAAGGGTGCACGCATTCGCGGATGGCACGCGATCGTGGGCCTGCCCGTCGGGCTGGGCATCCTCATGCTCGTCGTCTCCGGCCTGCCCTGGACCGGCGTATGGGGTTCGGTCGCACAGCAGGTCGCCTCAGACAACGGCTCGTCCCTGTGGGGCGAGGACCCGGGGGCGGAATCCACGATCGACGAGCTCATCGAAAGCACCAGCGGCACCAACGCCGAAGCCGGCTGGGCCATCGGCAACGGACCGACCGGCACCAGCACGAGCACCGGCACGACACCGATCTCCATCGACGACGCCGTCGCCGCAGCCCGTGCCGAGGGAGTCCCCGAGCCGTACTCAATCATCTACCCCGACGGCGAGACAGGCGTGTTCAGCGTCATGTCGAGCCAGTGGAACGACAACGGCAACCCCGCCGAATCCGAGGTAAGCCTCGAACGCACCATCCACATCGACCAGTACAGCGGAGAGATCGTCGGAACCTACGGATACGACGACTACAGCATCACCGCGCAGGTCGTCTCACAGGGCATCGCCGTCCACGAAGGACGCCGCCTTGGGGTCATCAATACGATCCTGTCGACCCTGTTCTGCCTCGCCGTGATGTTCATGTGCGTGTCTGCGCCGATCATGTGGTGGACCAGACGCGGCACCGCATCCGGCATGGCCGCACCCCGCGCAAAGCTGCCGATCTGGGGGAACTGGCTGCTCGTCGTCGTGATGGTCGGCCTCGGGATCTTCCTGCCCCTGTTCGGCCTGTCCCTGCTCGTCATCCTTGCGCTCGACCAGCTGCTGATCCGCCGCATGCCCCGGATGAAGAAGTTCTTCGGCAGCGTCTGA
- a CDS encoding M56 family metallopeptidase: MIATGSFLAAAALMLLFAPLVLTAGRWQVHHPRTALTLWFSALFAGIGCAVASATTALMCCVEAVEVHGPAEGLLLTIAGWLSLGIFAAVIVLVSASAEPLADSWREAVGRLAPVAVSREESDGVTLVWFESEEPAACAVPSGAPEIFLSTALKELLSGPQLRAVIEHERAHLRQHHGWAVRIAEINALCLPKRFPAGRALKRATLLLVELIADDAAARRAGAVHLANALATMGRTTGDPGLELRADRLTLRRWKTPRSRRAALARA; encoded by the coding sequence GTGATCGCCACGGGCTCCTTCCTCGCTGCAGCAGCGCTGATGCTCCTGTTCGCACCGCTCGTGCTGACCGCCGGCAGGTGGCAGGTGCACCATCCGCGCACCGCACTGACGCTGTGGTTCAGCGCCCTCTTCGCCGGCATCGGATGCGCGGTCGCCTCTGCCACGACTGCGCTGATGTGCTGCGTCGAGGCTGTCGAAGTGCACGGCCCCGCCGAAGGATTGCTCTTGACGATCGCGGGCTGGCTAAGCCTTGGAATATTCGCGGCGGTGATCGTCTTGGTCTCCGCATCCGCGGAGCCCCTCGCCGATTCCTGGCGGGAAGCGGTCGGACGCCTCGCACCTGTCGCGGTGTCCCGTGAGGAGTCGGACGGGGTCACCCTCGTCTGGTTCGAGTCTGAGGAGCCTGCCGCATGCGCCGTGCCTTCGGGGGCACCGGAGATCTTCCTCTCCACGGCCCTCAAGGAACTGCTGAGCGGCCCGCAGCTTCGCGCGGTGATCGAGCATGAGCGCGCTCATCTGCGCCAGCACCACGGGTGGGCCGTGCGGATCGCTGAGATCAACGCCCTCTGCCTCCCCAAGCGCTTCCCAGCTGGACGAGCCCTGAAACGAGCCACACTACTGCTGGTCGAACTCATCGCAGACGATGCCGCCGCCCGCCGCGCCGGCGCCGTCCATCTCGCGAACGCCCTCGCGACCATGGGACGCACCACAGGCGATCCCGGTCTCGAACTTCGCGCCGACCGACTCACCCTCCGCCGCTGGAAGACACCCCGCAGTCGCCGCGCCGCCCTCGCACGTGCCTAA
- a CDS encoding heavy metal translocating P-type ATPase: protein MTTSTATNSPSAMEEHAHGSARWELWFAVVAGITYAAGMIAEYAVGLPLMGLPLILFIATYIFGGFFTVRTAVTSTLRGKFEVDFLMIVAAIGAALIGKWAEGAVLLFLFSLGHALEEYAMSRASKSIEALAELAPRTALVRRRDDDPVEVPVEQIVVGDVVVVRPNSRIPSDGFVITGISAVDQSAVTGESMPVEKEPVADRERAIRTVDTLPAANRVFAGTVNGSGVLEVVVSATAADSTLSKVVELVRTADQSASPTQQFINRFQRWYVPAVILAVAATLLIAMSILSQPFTDAFYLAMTVLVAASPCALAIATPAAVLAGVARAARAGVLVKGGAPLETLGRVRAMAFDKTGTLTWGNPQVTSVTPVDGVDGSLLVPTLVAVESLSDHPLAAAIVRDLAGQVSAAERVEASDLNAVVGRGVRAAVEGEVVEVGNLRMFDEQGLTLPSSVEDAYTEARDSGQTLMIVRRGDRFLGVVGVMDTSRAESAQVLRVLRSTNVGQLVMISGDNQRVADAVGREVGIDTSIGDLLPEDKVAHIRHLAETHRPIAMVGDGVNDAPAMARADIGIAMGAAGSTVALETCDIALMSDDLGRVPFAVRLSRATSRIIRQNLIASLAIVVLLVIATFIGLNIGAVVLIHEGSTLVVVANALRLLGFERGKEHAGIDHEDRPSR, encoded by the coding sequence ATGACCACCTCGACTGCCACGAACTCGCCCTCCGCCATGGAGGAGCACGCGCACGGCTCCGCTCGATGGGAGTTGTGGTTCGCCGTTGTGGCGGGCATCACCTACGCCGCGGGGATGATCGCAGAGTATGCGGTCGGCCTGCCGCTCATGGGCCTGCCCTTGATCCTGTTCATCGCCACCTACATCTTCGGTGGCTTCTTCACTGTCCGCACGGCGGTCACGTCGACATTGCGGGGCAAGTTCGAGGTCGACTTCCTCATGATCGTCGCCGCAATCGGCGCCGCCCTGATCGGGAAGTGGGCGGAGGGCGCGGTGCTGCTGTTCCTCTTCAGCCTCGGCCACGCCCTCGAGGAGTACGCGATGAGCCGCGCCAGCAAGTCGATTGAAGCGCTGGCCGAACTCGCACCACGGACCGCCCTGGTACGCCGCAGGGACGACGATCCCGTCGAGGTCCCGGTGGAGCAGATCGTGGTGGGTGATGTCGTGGTGGTCCGCCCGAACTCGAGGATCCCGTCGGACGGGTTCGTGATCACTGGGATCTCGGCCGTCGACCAGTCGGCGGTCACCGGTGAGTCGATGCCCGTCGAGAAGGAGCCGGTCGCCGATCGCGAGCGGGCGATACGCACCGTCGATACCCTTCCGGCTGCGAATCGCGTGTTCGCCGGTACAGTGAACGGCTCCGGCGTTCTCGAGGTCGTAGTGTCGGCGACGGCCGCGGACTCGACGTTGAGCAAGGTCGTCGAGCTGGTTCGCACAGCCGATCAGTCCGCGTCACCGACGCAACAGTTCATCAACCGTTTCCAGCGGTGGTACGTGCCCGCGGTGATCCTCGCCGTGGCCGCAACCCTGCTGATCGCGATGTCCATACTCTCGCAGCCGTTCACGGATGCCTTCTACCTCGCGATGACCGTCCTCGTCGCCGCGAGCCCGTGCGCACTGGCCATCGCGACGCCGGCGGCCGTTCTCGCTGGAGTCGCCCGAGCGGCGCGCGCCGGCGTGCTGGTCAAGGGCGGCGCTCCGCTGGAGACCCTGGGGCGGGTCAGGGCGATGGCCTTCGATAAGACCGGCACCCTCACCTGGGGCAACCCGCAGGTAACGTCGGTCACTCCCGTGGACGGCGTGGACGGAAGCCTCCTCGTCCCAACACTGGTCGCCGTGGAGTCTCTCAGCGATCACCCACTCGCCGCAGCGATCGTCCGCGACCTCGCGGGTCAGGTGTCCGCGGCGGAGCGTGTCGAGGCATCGGATCTCAACGCCGTCGTCGGTCGCGGTGTACGCGCCGCGGTCGAGGGAGAGGTCGTCGAGGTCGGCAACCTGCGGATGTTCGACGAACAGGGTCTCACCCTTCCCTCGTCAGTCGAGGACGCTTACACGGAGGCTCGCGATTCCGGCCAGACGTTGATGATCGTCCGGCGCGGTGACCGGTTCCTGGGGGTCGTCGGCGTGATGGACACCTCTCGCGCCGAGTCCGCGCAGGTACTCCGCGTCTTGCGCAGTACGAACGTCGGCCAGCTCGTGATGATATCCGGCGATAACCAGCGCGTCGCGGATGCCGTCGGCCGCGAGGTCGGCATCGACACCTCCATCGGTGATCTGCTGCCGGAGGATAAGGTCGCGCACATCAGGCATCTCGCCGAGACGCATCGCCCCATAGCGATGGTCGGCGACGGTGTGAACGACGCCCCCGCGATGGCCCGTGCGGACATCGGCATCGCGATGGGGGCCGCCGGTTCCACCGTCGCGCTGGAGACCTGTGACATCGCTCTTATGAGCGACGATCTGGGGCGTGTCCCGTTCGCCGTGCGTCTGAGCCGCGCGACCAGCCGGATCATCCGCCAGAACCTCATAGCGAGTCTCGCGATCGTCGTCCTCCTGGTGATCGCGACCTTCATCGGTCTGAACATCGGTGCAGTGGTGCTCATCCACGAGGGCTCGACGCTCGTCGTCGTGGCCAACGCGCTTCGACTCCTCGGTTTCGAGCGTGGGAAGGAGCACGCCGGTATCGACCACGAAGACCGCCCCTCGCGTTGA
- a CDS encoding heavy-metal-associated domain-containing protein, with the protein MAEFEFWVNGMTCEHCERAVTAELTALPTVLGAHVDAVSGRVLITTSARADRADVERAVEEAGYAVSSWPSLSQND; encoded by the coding sequence ATGGCCGAGTTCGAGTTCTGGGTGAACGGGATGACGTGCGAGCACTGCGAACGCGCCGTCACAGCGGAGCTGACCGCGCTGCCGACCGTTCTCGGCGCCCACGTTGATGCTGTGTCCGGACGCGTCTTGATTACGACATCGGCGCGAGCCGACCGCGCCGATGTCGAACGCGCGGTCGAGGAAGCCGGCTACGCAGTGAGTTCGTGGCCATCCCTGTCGCAGAATGACTGA
- a CDS encoding DUF2637 domain-containing protein, producing MSGPGQRRVGAWVVGASIIGTVLLGVGAFWLSFTALADLASRAGTAVGLAWVWPLIVDGVIVIATMSVVALSPYGRAATRYPWLLLSGAALVSITANITHALVAADDTVPGIVAALVASVPPIVLLAATHLTVELGRYRRAVPTVREDTDVDPATTLAQEGRSECTPVRALTSGTVSTAVTAEDTHAASSTPSRAPADMGGPGDAIRLSMQGLSNRQIALEFGVHPTTVGRWLKSVEKRSETTAEKEES from the coding sequence GTGAGCGGGCCGGGTCAGCGCCGGGTGGGCGCATGGGTGGTGGGCGCGTCCATCATCGGCACGGTGCTGCTGGGCGTGGGAGCGTTCTGGCTATCGTTCACCGCGCTCGCGGACCTCGCGTCCCGCGCGGGCACCGCGGTGGGGCTCGCGTGGGTATGGCCGTTGATCGTGGACGGGGTAATCGTCATCGCGACTATGTCGGTGGTCGCCTTGTCACCGTACGGACGGGCGGCGACCCGGTATCCATGGCTGCTGCTGTCCGGGGCGGCCCTGGTGTCGATCACGGCGAACATCACGCACGCCCTGGTCGCCGCCGACGACACCGTGCCCGGCATAGTGGCGGCACTCGTGGCATCGGTGCCACCGATCGTACTGCTCGCGGCCACGCACTTGACCGTGGAGCTGGGCCGCTACCGCCGCGCCGTGCCGACCGTCCGTGAGGATACCGATGTCGACCCGGCCACGACCCTGGCGCAGGAAGGAAGGTCGGAGTGTACGCCGGTTCGAGCGTTGACGTCCGGAACAGTGAGCACAGCAGTCACAGCGGAGGACACGCACGCGGCATCATCTACGCCGAGCCGGGCGCCCGCGGATATGGGCGGCCCTGGAGACGCGATCCGTCTGAGCATGCAGGGTCTGTCGAACAGACAGATCGCGCTCGAGTTCGGTGTCCATCCGACGACCGTCGGACGGTGGCTGAAATCAGTCGAGAAGCGGTCCGAAACCACCGCGGAGAAGGAGGAATCATGA
- a CDS encoding zinc-binding dehydrogenase, with protein sequence MNRAVIAGAATIIAVDVADNKLEKAKLFCATHTINSTTTDPGVVEVHRITERGADGAFNFVRILPSPSRSWT encoded by the coding sequence ATGAACAGAGCCGTGATCGCCGGCGCAGCCACGATCATCGCCGTCGACGTGGCGGACAACAAGCTCGAGAAGGCCAAGCTATTCTGTGCCACGCACACCATCAATTCGACCACCACCGATCCTGGTGTCGTCGAAGTACACCGGATCACCGAACGCGGTGCAGATGGCGCGTTCAATTTCGTCAGAATCCTGCCGTCACCCAGCAGGTCCTGGACATAG
- a CDS encoding BlaI/MecI/CopY family transcriptional regulator, with protein MAGERTRERGELEGEVMRILWEAAEPMSARDIQAVFTGHIPAYTTLMTALERLQKKGDVVRSGDSPRKVRFHAARSGDEHVGRSMMSALDGAGDRQAALLQFAGHLAEEDLDLLRSAITGKTSRKRR; from the coding sequence ATGGCAGGTGAGCGCACGCGTGAACGCGGGGAACTCGAAGGCGAGGTCATGCGCATCCTCTGGGAGGCAGCCGAGCCTATGAGCGCCCGCGATATCCAGGCCGTGTTCACCGGTCACATCCCGGCGTACACGACGTTGATGACGGCCCTGGAGCGGTTGCAGAAGAAGGGTGATGTCGTCCGATCAGGAGACTCCCCACGCAAGGTCCGCTTCCATGCGGCGCGCAGTGGCGACGAGCATGTCGGACGGTCCATGATGAGCGCCCTGGACGGAGCCGGCGACCGGCAGGCAGCACTGTTGCAGTTCGCCGGGCACCTCGCCGAGGAGGACCTCGACCTGCTCCGCAGCGCGATCACCGGCAAGACCTCGCGCAAGCGCAGGTGA